TCGTTGTGGCATGCAGGTCCTTGGGTGCTTGCCGCAGGGATCATCCTGGTAGGTGCCAATCTGCGCGCCTCGATTACTTCGGTAGGACCTCTTATCGGTTTGATTAAGGATTCTTTGCATATTTCGAATACACTAAGTGGTCTGTTAACGACGTTCCCGCTGCTTGCTTTTGCACTGTTGTCGCCTTTTGTAGCCAAACTGTCGCGGCGCTTCGGGTCTTCCCTTATTATTTTTGCGGCCTTGCTGCTGTTGACCGCAGGTATTGTAGTGCGCTCGACGCTGGGGGTGACTGCATTATTTGTCGGGACTGCGATGCTGGGACTGGCTATTGCTGTGTGCAATGTTTTGCTGCCCAGTTTGATCAAAGAGGAATTTCCACGCAACAGCGGACTAATGACCGGCGTATATTCCGTATCCATGAATGTGGTCGCTGCAACAGCATCCGGTCTGAGTATACCGCTGGCTCTGAACGGAGGAATGGGCTGGCGCGGTGCTTTGGGGATTTGGGCGATTGTCGGTGTCCTAGGTATTTTACTTTGGGTGCCGCAGCTCCTTAAGGCGCGCCGAACGGCTAGTCAAGCGGTAGTATCTGCCCGAACGGTGAATGTGTATAAATCGTCTTTGGCTTGGAAGGTAACGCTGTTTATGGGGCTGCAATCTGCCCTGTTCTATGTTCCTGCTGCCTGGTTTCCCGAAATGATGAGCGGACAGGGAATGGATTCAGAGACTGCGGGATGGATGCTGTCTGTGATGCAATTTTCGCAAATGCCATTTACTTTTATTGTGCCTATTTGGGCGGCGCGAGTGAAGGATCAGCGGATATTGGTTCTGATTATGGCTGCGCTCTATTTTATAGGTCTGGGTGGATTTCTGCTCGGGGCTACACAGTGGAGTGTGATTTGGGTCATTTGTATGGGTATAGCGGGTGGTTTTGCTTTTCCGCTAGTTATGATGTTCTTTAATTTGCGGACGCGAACACCGCAGCAGGCAGCAGAGCTGTCAGGTATGGCGCAATCCTTTGGTTATTTGCTAGCAGCGACTGGGCCGACGCTGTTCGGCTATTTGCATGATGCGACACGAGGCTGGACAATTCCGCTGCTTTTACTCTTGTGCCTGAGTGTTCTGCTTATGTTTACAGGGCTGGGTGCAGCTAAGAAACGATATGTCGGAGGCGAGGTGGATGATCAGGCTGCAATTTGATGCAGATGGCTACAGTGTGGTCTATAATGCAGATCGTGTTATGTTGTTGGCTAAAGAGTTTGCGTTGTTGCGCTTTTTATACGATAACCGGAATCAGGTGTTCACCCGGGAACAACTGCTGGATCGTGTGTGGCCACTGGAATATCCAGTGGAGCGTACAGTGGATGATCATATCTATAGATTGCGCAAAAAACTTAAGTCATGGAATGGACTCCGTATTCATACGGTCAGAGGATATGGCTACAGCTTGACCCTGACTGGCATACAACCACGAAATCATCCTTCTTTGCACGATCAGGAAGTACAGGACGCCGTTCATGGACTTTTTCGAAAGTATCACCTGCTGGGGCAAGGCGATTCCATCGTAGCGCTGGCTGAACAGCAGGAGCAGATGGGTTTCCAAATGTCTGCCTATTATCAAATGTATACCCGTTTTGTACAGGCGGATGTAGCTTGGTTTTTGAAACAAGAGGATTTTGCACCCGCAGACCGTTTGTATTGGATGTTGCTGCTTTATACGTGCACCGCAGGGGTAACGGATCAAGGGCTTGCCCTATGTGAGCGTGCGCTTGCCAGCGGATTGCTGTCCAGTGATCAGGAGCGGGAATTACGTATCCTCAATATTCTGGAGGCTTACGTGGAGAATGGACAACCTGAACGCGCACAGGAAGGTCTACCACTGACCTTCAAGGTTATGGTGCGGGATGATCTTGATAAATTTGTGATGCCAGTTGCGCTCATGGAGATGTACATGCATCTGGTCGCCAATCATATGGAAAAGGCTGCCGAACTGTCTGATCGTCTGGAAGGCATGCTGTCAGAGGCTCCGTATTTGCGCGAACTGGGCCGTTATCGCTTGCTGCGCGGACTTATGCTGTTGCGTACTGGAGATGTGGACCAGGCCGAGAGGCTCATGGATGAGGGGCTGGTCACCCTTGATATGGCAAAACAGGAACTGCTAAAGATCAAAGCGGTTAGTCAAATTCGCAGTTTCTTAAAGTTGTGCGGCCCGTATCCCATGCTGGAAGAGAAGTATGCGGCTCAATACGATCAACTTGATCGGGACAATAGCTTAACACTGCGTCGTTCGGAGCTGAGGTGCTGGCTGGAGCAGATCCTTTTTGTGGCCTGATTTTTTTAGCTGTCTGATTTTCCTCTGATATAGGCCCGCTAGAATGTTCTTATTGCTAAAGAAGCAGATAATGAGAGCAGGGTGAGTAGAAATGAAGGAAAAGAAAGAATTGCAGTCCACGCCTAGCATTTGGCGTAATGGCCATTTTCGGCGGATGTTTGCGGCACATACGGCTGCTTCCTTTGGTGATTGGTTTGATGCTATCGCCATTCAGGTGCTTGTTGCTTACCGCTGGGAAGCTGACCCGATGCTGATTGCGCTGATTCCGGTAGTTATGGCGCTACCGGGTCTGCTGCTCGGTTCCATTGCAGGCACGTTAGCCGACCGGGTACATAAGGCCCGACTGATGATCGGCTGCGATGTAGCTGTCGCCTTATTGACGCTGACGATTCTCGCCGTCCCTGGTCCGGTGTGGCTGTTGCCTTTGCTCGGCTTGCGCGCGGCTGCGGGCGTATTCCAGATGCCGTCACAGCAAGGCTTGACCCGTACAGTAGTCGCCAGTGGCGATCTGTTCCGTGCAACCTCACTGAATGGGCTGGTCAACCAGGCTTCCAAAGTGGCGGGACCATTGCTGGGCGCCATGACCTTGACTGTGCTGTCCCCGCAAGCATGCATTATCCTAAATGCACTGCTGCGCCTCTGCTCCGGCCTCTTGCTATGGCCGCTGCGCGGAATCGGTCCGGCGCTGGCCAGCACAGACCAGCAAGCGGTTGCTGGTGCTGACGAGCAGCTCGGAAAGTCGACATCGGTTACAGCGCATGGGGCTGATGATGCCAAGATGCAGGGAGAGCCTGCTCGCGTATCCCGTTTTTTCAGCCAGTGGCGGGAGGGTTGGGCGTTCCTCTGGCGCAGTCGAATGCTTTTGCATACGCTCATATTCGGGCTGTTCGGCTTGATCGCCATTCTTATGATCGACTACCAGTTTCCTACGCTGCTGCGAGTGCTCGCCCCAGGCAACGAATCGCTGCTCGGCTGGCTAGTTTCAGCCATAGGTGCTGGCGCAGTCGGCTGTATGCTTGTGCTTAATCGCTTGAATCGTATAAGCGCAGGCTGGGGACTCGGTGGAGGGTATGTGCTGATTGGCGGAGCGATTGCCGCTTTAGGCTGGGCGCAACCCGGGACAGGACTACCCGTACTACTTACGATCGGGGCCATGCTAGGTGTGGGGAATGGTCTGTACATTATCACCCAGAATTACATATTACAAGCCAAAACCCCTGCTGATATGGTGGGGCGTGTCTTCGGTATTCAAAGTACCGTGATTGGAGCGATCATGGTCATTTCG
This window of the Paenibacillus polymyxa genome carries:
- a CDS encoding CynX/NimT family MFS transporter, giving the protein MSSQQHQRALVYKSLWHAGPWVLAAGIILVGANLRASITSVGPLIGLIKDSLHISNTLSGLLTTFPLLAFALLSPFVAKLSRRFGSSLIIFAALLLLTAGIVVRSTLGVTALFVGTAMLGLAIAVCNVLLPSLIKEEFPRNSGLMTGVYSVSMNVVAATASGLSIPLALNGGMGWRGALGIWAIVGVLGILLWVPQLLKARRTASQAVVSARTVNVYKSSLAWKVTLFMGLQSALFYVPAAWFPEMMSGQGMDSETAGWMLSVMQFSQMPFTFIVPIWAARVKDQRILVLIMAALYFIGLGGFLLGATQWSVIWVICMGIAGGFAFPLVMMFFNLRTRTPQQAAELSGMAQSFGYLLAATGPTLFGYLHDATRGWTIPLLLLLCLSVLLMFTGLGAAKKRYVGGEVDDQAAI
- a CDS encoding MFS transporter, whose protein sequence is MKEKKELQSTPSIWRNGHFRRMFAAHTAASFGDWFDAIAIQVLVAYRWEADPMLIALIPVVMALPGLLLGSIAGTLADRVHKARLMIGCDVAVALLTLTILAVPGPVWLLPLLGLRAAAGVFQMPSQQGLTRTVVASGDLFRATSLNGLVNQASKVAGPLLGAMTLTVLSPQACIILNALLRLCSGLLLWPLRGIGPALASTDQQAVAGADEQLGKSTSVTAHGADDAKMQGEPARVSRFFSQWREGWAFLWRSRMLLHTLIFGLFGLIAILMIDYQFPTLLRVLAPGNESLLGWLVSAIGAGAVGCMLVLNRLNRISAGWGLGGGYVLIGGAIAALGWAQPGTGLPVLLTIGAMLGVGNGLYIITQNYILQAKTPADMVGRVFGIQSTVIGAIMVISPLTGGVLIRIAGAGTAFVWIGMSVGILGLAGLLLQSVIWRESLADPPPSTEQNVDLA
- a CDS encoding winged helix-turn-helix domain-containing protein — encoded protein: MIRLQFDADGYSVVYNADRVMLLAKEFALLRFLYDNRNQVFTREQLLDRVWPLEYPVERTVDDHIYRLRKKLKSWNGLRIHTVRGYGYSLTLTGIQPRNHPSLHDQEVQDAVHGLFRKYHLLGQGDSIVALAEQQEQMGFQMSAYYQMYTRFVQADVAWFLKQEDFAPADRLYWMLLLYTCTAGVTDQGLALCERALASGLLSSDQERELRILNILEAYVENGQPERAQEGLPLTFKVMVRDDLDKFVMPVALMEMYMHLVANHMEKAAELSDRLEGMLSEAPYLRELGRYRLLRGLMLLRTGDVDQAERLMDEGLVTLDMAKQELLKIKAVSQIRSFLKLCGPYPMLEEKYAAQYDQLDRDNSLTLRRSELRCWLEQILFVA